Proteins co-encoded in one Sporosarcina sp. FSL K6-1522 genomic window:
- a CDS encoding cation-translocating P-type ATPase translates to MPNYHQQSSVEVMEKLDVTRQGLSDVDVQMRQEAYGTNELAEGKRTSTFAVFFGQFKDLLVIILLIAAFVSFLLGEVESTIVILIVVLLNAVLGTVQHVKAEQSLASLKNLTSPVAKVMRNQQLVEVPSKDIVVGDLLYLEAGDYISADGRLIESHHLQINESSLTGESLAVEKSIAPIKADQVTIGDQKNMVFTGSFVTNGRGIVAVTAIGMETEIGKIANLLDTAKEKKTPLQVSLDHFGEKLALGITIICLAIFTIDLFRGRELVESFMFAVSLAVAAIPEALSSIVTIVLAFGTQKMVKENAVIRKLYAVESLGSVSVICSDKTGTLTENKMTVQHVYVDQKVMPSDQLQTETPIQQKLLLQALLCNDALEKDDKEIGDPTELALVKLGKQYHFDEVTVRDHYPRVAEIPFDSDRKLMTTVNRVNQQTMMITKGAVDVLLPKIVKIETSIGTQRMTEMQRKKIEGMNQEFSMNGLRVLAIAYKEIPAYQASDAWSESDFIFVGLLAMMDPPRKESQAAVESCIKAGIKPVMITGDHKLTATAIAEQIGILQDPSEVMEGAEIEALTDEQLQEKVQDVSVYARVTPEHKIRIVKAWQEKGHVVAMTGDGVNDGPALKQADIGVAMGKTGTEVAKDASAMILTDDNFATIVKAISNGRSIYTNIKNAILFLLSGNAGAIFVVLYATVLGLPVPFAPVHLLFINLLTDSLPAIAIGLEPHNKKTMKDKPRDIHTPLLNKSVTTQVVLEGVLIAISTIIAFRIGLQAGDTLTASTMAFATLCLARLVHGFNSRSNQSIFTIGVFSNMYTWLAFVIGVLSLHAVLFVPSLTGMFEVAVLNGRQLGFIYCLSFMPFLVNQWYKVLFVRGR, encoded by the coding sequence ATGCCAAACTACCATCAGCAATCATCCGTTGAAGTAATGGAGAAATTGGACGTGACTCGCCAAGGGTTGAGTGATGTGGACGTCCAAATGAGACAAGAAGCATACGGTACGAATGAATTGGCGGAAGGAAAAAGGACAAGTACATTTGCCGTTTTCTTTGGGCAGTTTAAAGATTTATTGGTCATTATTTTGCTCATAGCTGCCTTCGTTTCATTTTTACTAGGGGAAGTTGAAAGTACGATTGTCATCCTGATTGTTGTCCTGCTAAATGCCGTCCTTGGCACGGTGCAGCATGTAAAGGCAGAGCAGTCGTTGGCTAGTTTAAAAAACTTAACCTCACCAGTTGCCAAAGTAATGCGCAATCAGCAGCTTGTAGAGGTTCCTTCCAAGGATATAGTCGTTGGGGATCTGCTCTATTTGGAGGCGGGGGACTATATTAGTGCAGATGGTCGATTAATCGAAAGCCATCATTTGCAAATCAATGAAAGTTCGCTGACAGGTGAATCATTGGCTGTTGAGAAAAGCATCGCACCCATCAAAGCAGACCAAGTCACCATTGGGGATCAAAAAAATATGGTGTTCACGGGCAGCTTTGTCACCAATGGACGTGGGATTGTTGCTGTAACGGCGATTGGTATGGAAACGGAAATCGGGAAAATCGCCAACTTACTTGATACAGCGAAAGAGAAGAAAACTCCTCTTCAAGTGAGTCTCGATCATTTCGGCGAAAAATTAGCATTAGGGATTACCATCATTTGTTTAGCGATTTTCACGATTGACCTATTCAGGGGACGCGAGTTAGTCGAGTCATTTATGTTCGCAGTATCGCTTGCGGTTGCAGCCATTCCAGAAGCATTGAGTTCGATTGTGACCATTGTGCTGGCTTTTGGGACACAGAAAATGGTCAAGGAAAATGCGGTCATTCGCAAGCTATATGCTGTTGAAAGTTTGGGCAGTGTCTCGGTCATTTGTTCAGATAAAACAGGTACATTAACCGAAAATAAAATGACAGTGCAACATGTTTATGTGGATCAAAAAGTCATGCCATCTGATCAATTACAAACAGAAACGCCGATTCAGCAAAAGCTGCTCCTACAAGCATTATTATGTAACGACGCGTTAGAAAAGGATGATAAAGAAATTGGTGATCCTACTGAACTAGCACTCGTCAAATTGGGGAAGCAGTATCATTTTGATGAAGTAACCGTCAGAGATCACTATCCAAGAGTGGCAGAAATTCCGTTTGATTCAGATCGAAAACTGATGACGACCGTGAACCGGGTTAATCAGCAAACAATGATGATCACAAAGGGGGCCGTAGATGTTCTTCTCCCTAAAATCGTGAAAATTGAAACGTCTATAGGTACACAGAGGATGACGGAAATGCAGCGTAAAAAAATCGAAGGCATGAATCAGGAGTTTTCGATGAATGGATTGCGCGTATTGGCCATTGCTTACAAAGAGATACCAGCCTACCAAGCAAGTGATGCCTGGTCTGAGAGTGACTTCATCTTTGTCGGCTTACTGGCGATGATGGACCCACCGAGAAAAGAGTCACAAGCAGCGGTCGAAAGCTGTATAAAGGCCGGCATTAAACCGGTTATGATAACGGGTGACCATAAGCTAACCGCAACTGCGATTGCCGAACAAATTGGCATTTTACAAGATCCATCAGAAGTGATGGAAGGGGCCGAAATTGAAGCACTAACGGATGAACAACTGCAAGAGAAAGTGCAGGATGTATCTGTTTACGCTCGCGTAACGCCTGAGCATAAAATTCGCATCGTCAAAGCGTGGCAGGAAAAAGGACATGTCGTTGCGATGACAGGGGATGGTGTCAATGATGGCCCGGCCTTGAAACAAGCCGATATCGGTGTAGCGATGGGGAAAACTGGTACCGAAGTAGCGAAAGATGCATCCGCGATGATCTTAACGGATGATAATTTTGCCACGATTGTCAAAGCGATTTCGAATGGCAGAAGTATCTATACGAATATTAAAAACGCGATACTCTTTTTATTGTCGGGAAATGCCGGTGCGATTTTTGTTGTGTTATATGCAACGGTACTTGGTTTACCTGTTCCGTTTGCACCTGTGCATCTGTTATTCATTAACTTATTGACCGACAGTTTGCCGGCTATTGCGATTGGGTTAGAGCCGCATAATAAAAAGACGATGAAGGACAAGCCGAGAGATATTCATACACCATTATTAAATAAATCCGTGACGACACAAGTGGTACTTGAAGGGGTGTTAATCGCCATTTCAACGATTATTGCATTTCGAATCGGCTTGCAGGCGGGAGACACGCTAACCGCCAGTACAATGGCATTTGCAACTTTATGTTTGGCACGATTGGTACATGGTTTTAACTCCCGATCTAACCAATCGATCTTCACAATCGGTGTCTTTTCAAATATGTACACGTGGCTCGCATTTGTCATTGGAGTGCTAAGTTTGCATGCCGTCTTATTTGTTCCATCGTTGACAGGC
- a CDS encoding GNAT family N-acetyltransferase, giving the protein MKTEKIKIQSDTERLVIRPLQNKDYELWLEGCRNRFPSQYKYDDDKMDLNGWTQKKFNDDVVTKLQGLADRDEAYVFGIFRKSDQKHVGKVEFSTIMRDEFQWGLLGYTIHNQYWRNGYGKEAVKGALNIAFQNLHFHRIEAHINVDNKPSIKLAESVGMEFECIRKGFIFEFGEWTDNLVYYMNSNRLSSLR; this is encoded by the coding sequence TTGAAAACTGAAAAAATCAAAATTCAATCAGATACAGAGAGACTGGTCATAAGACCGTTACAAAATAAGGATTATGAACTTTGGCTGGAGGGGTGTCGTAACAGATTTCCTTCACAGTATAAATACGATGACGACAAAATGGACTTGAACGGATGGACTCAGAAAAAATTCAATGATGATGTAGTTACAAAACTTCAAGGATTAGCTGACCGGGACGAGGCATACGTTTTTGGTATCTTTCGGAAGTCGGATCAAAAACACGTTGGTAAGGTTGAATTTAGCACGATTATGAGAGACGAATTTCAGTGGGGACTCTTGGGATATACCATTCACAATCAATATTGGCGCAATGGTTACGGGAAAGAAGCAGTAAAAGGAGCGCTTAATATCGCTTTTCAAAATCTCCACTTCCATCGCATTGAAGCTCATATAAATGTTGATAATAAGCCTTCCATCAAATTAGCGGAAAGCGTAGGAATGGAATTTGAATGCATTAGAAAAGGATTTATATTTGAATTTGGAGAGTGGACCGATAACCTGGTGTATTACATGAATTCAAATAGGCTATCTTCACTGAGGTAA